One Ostrea edulis chromosome 2, xbOstEdul1.1, whole genome shotgun sequence genomic region harbors:
- the LOC125678941 gene encoding protein Shroom2-like isoform X2, with amino-acid sequence MEGGTKPTRILLSPPPLKVNYDQLPVGPRTRASWSGKADRGTSKLESSVKILRSSSFLHRARELQEQERNKSGNQDDNITAEDPRSAERMMPRPRRVESFHGRGKARHLSSNALNTSPHQDSPVRIRNNFSSSSISLSSHPSSPRDPPSSKNRHSYGSTSPVTPSHITTPGRHSLPAHSFIPASFRNTEILPNKQRHSSGNSTSSTGSNHRPSSRGTQNEESSGGPMSIKGWSTVQDLTQKQQNSPNVDPPNGSHVDLNSVDPRPGRLSPASSSPSLNMANPYQRKPPSPRLDLHKSSTDISSYSQPLSPRSPTNQSFSFSKGYKKMAWSHNADYSGHRDDKLKDVRQSLPTSNKPFKSDLHDYQNINDVSSQAEVDPADLELQKLTQRAPREPYDPRPPCSPPAPPVRDVSSLQYVCKPQPHEKYPSWPVTQPNLETEPGEPINSPNLKQAYHPQLGPVTERNSPSSERKTGDDYKRNASDPGFKKQTSLTRFIKRPTPSDHEKRTINLESKRSAESQMEQFFSSSPGYPNPMMDQDGNRIGDEKYNIPSPPERESQAPDEKTLSEKIASIVGPHHDSWHGGSSGYHNDLKSRDSSSFSDSPYQDYKKQETFTRKSPEKAPVVRGLVDTGTNPLGSDGRSVSSSSLRFEPPRTYVVKQMVCYNTGTQTDNKSSTDTSSSDKYFQEKSIQARLSSSDSDSYKQTDSRRRDGYIGNPGDNKDRERRENFPEDYPSNMAPMLRKLTKEYYGGKLVGSEKRLSSASSQDSSIRSPGSEMPSFIHYPGMKEADSYSSVVIHPNENSMPFGRDYTESRSSICDSRHDVSGLESERSSVLPSESRSKQMRHGLDPSLYSPKYPLLHTGSRSDLSRDQNRLILGYDKHSKGTLNTDEFHRSVPSGDTPTSQSYSTSESRSSTSTRFSSSELSPALPSHSKPRHESTDSVFTDPASPLVPGSSDGPRRPNDLSRQMGRSASMKKAYGVYDEHFHKRQESELVSSTQSPTMVHTRSHSSSEYVRMDYQRMHAENKHMALIREDSLENRTHDQRWEDMVKKSKQSQADKSSNYENIQLGNKGSPSYSTKGMLPASNLKRTSSEQIRPMKDRFSDRTSAWKLDNENGARDSKSKFKYPSQSQMDLSSNVPSDSSYDHRPRSTSDSIPKDSSTSSPTKRHVSDSDSVSPDNPDISSSQSQNDFDKDTNLKDVQRNAVQKYMDRVTGKKPDEFESKEETSCKTSLTSSESFRLKYGNRAERQESLRRSRSITSRDSEYMEMKRPERQQTEWSRIRSQTAGSRPHSIGSDSSLVDPYAVTTLSSFPDSEQHQRSQSDSISTMSQLNKDELMSVADEENVDQSSGGISKNSLYQNVGYRPPPPVPPGVDEDQPPALPPRNYRRFSASQYDSSLHPRPIPQSLPRERSSFGYDGHSSESRGRWDDDNYAEQLRKQSRRLSEQQHMPQPMIYKTTKTSIQVTQSFKQQHAEALEATSPSGSTSSSEHFFSSRRMSAGQQPSSPSSAPSVPPLPSSKYMPSPSSPQISPKSEGPSRSEHYPEPKSYHSPESKERPRVDIPPATQNWHGRPSPNSPDPPPPPTPQKEINSEVDLPPPPPELMDNSPEHMDDRSRYAEDSYGSYKNRSDRQPGVYKRSASSGDALKLLHENNNYKQQGEIQKPPRKRLQPVWKSEQTVNQNDQIPEQRDIPYKDPVVPERPPRPLGSSQSSSHLLAPKPYTAPESKKSNSFSVTSSDQDSLTNPLTDRHSVQERISSIERKQSLSRERPEIRQTTPHSHSFNRKSYENLSKSFTASPNAKSFETDKFSSSVSDNLLSQKLNSKSEVSTTPSRRTYSLDQNAPVATSTASPPPVDRSPGSGYPGGRNIKVKNIESNGQSASDSNSSNTKMSFSDSLRQSPSESNTTHTSSPSANNNVSDLVQHSRQRSQEELECDAKVEEFAKIYEKKDPKLSSMLKSDGGRMQYMGGLFQTEIDQDLLVRRSPKTSPKSSSVGKDQEALKSVTPNKEGKSDEEEKSPLPSNYWVSPSKALIEMNIRQSDSIGRDMTKDIDDSDKLIKTKEELVESIQKKMDKLKEEKKELTNELEETESLGKEVQKAVDRKCKTQHEKDKFKTYIGDMETIILLLLKVSGLLARAENSLQSLPKDTNERIKKIAADKRDRAKQQHEDAKVLKADIEKRSQQIEVFLQEALSEDEFGDYKYYVKMKSKLTIEKQELEDKIALGEEQIAALKLSIPEKH; translated from the exons TGGAAGAGGCAAAGCAAGACATTTATCATCAAATGCATTGAACACCTCACCACATCAAGATTCACCGGTGAGAATTAGGAATAATTTTTCCTCCAGTTCCATTTCCTTGTCCTCGCACCCATCCTCACCGAGAGATCCTCCATCAAGTAAGAACCGACATTCCTACGGATCCACCTCTCCAGTAACACCAAGTCACATTACAACACCAGGAAGACATAGCTTACCAGCACATTCTTTTATACCAGCTTCCTTTAGGAATACAGAAATTTTACCAAACAAACAGCGACATTCATCAGGGAATAGTACCTCATCTACAGGGTCAAATCACCGGCCATCCAGTCGAGGCACGCAGAATGAAGAATCATCCGGAGGACCGATGTCTATAAAAGGATGGAGCACTGTACAG GATCTGACACAAAAACAGCAGAATTCTCCCAATGTGGACCCACCCAATGGTAGCCATGTAGATCTGAATTCTGTTGATCCTCGCCCAGGACGGTTGTCTCCTGCTTCATCCTCTCCCAGTCTCAACATGGCCAACCCCTACCAGAGGAAGCCCCCATCACCACGGCTCGACTTGCACAAGTCCAGCACAGACATAAGCAGTTACTCACAACCACTGTCTCCCCGAAGTCCAACAAATCagtcattttcattttcaaaaggGTATAAGAAGATGGCATGGAGTCACAATGCCGATTATTCAGGGCATCGTGATGACAAACTTAAAGATGTGAGGCAGTCACTGCCAACCAGTAACAAACCTTTTAAATCAGACTTACACGATTATCAGAACATTAATGATGTGTCCTCACAAGCTGAGGTGGATCCCGCAGATCTAGAGCTGCAGAAACTGACACAACGAGCTCCCCGAGAACCTTATGACCCTCGACCTCCATGTTCACCCCCAGCACCCCCTGTCAGAGATGTGTCAAGTTTACAGTATGTCTGTAAACCTCAGCCACATGAGAAGTACCCCTCCTGGCCTGTTACTCAACCAAATTTAGAGACTGAACCAGGGGAGCCAATAAATTCGCCCAATTTAAAACAAGCATATCATCCTCAACTTGGGCCTGTTACCGAACGCAATAGTCCCAGTAGTGAACGAAAGACTGGGGATGATTATAAAAGAAACGCTAGTGATCCTgggtttaaaaaacaaacatcattAACACGTTTTATAAAACGCCCAACTCCCAGTGATCATGAAAAGAGGACAATAAATTTAGAATCAAAAAGGAGTGCAGAAAGTCAAATGGAACAGTTCTTTAGTTCTTCTCCAGGTTATCCAAATCCAATGATGGATCAGGATGGCAATCGCATTGGAGATGAAAAATACAACATTCCGTCACCTCCAGAGAGGGAGAGTCAAGCTCCTGATGAAAAGACTCTCTCTGAAAAAATTGCTTCGATTGTTGGTCCTCACCACGATTCTTGGCATGGAGGTAGTAGTGGATATCACAATGATTTGAAAAGTCGTGATTCATCATCTTTTAGTGACAGTCCTTACCAGGACTAtaaaaaacaagaaacttttaccagaaaaagtccagaaaaggCCCCTGTTGTAAGGGGCTTGGTGGATACTGGAACCAATCCTTTGGGTAGTGATGGGAGAAGTGTGAGTAGTAGTTCACTTCGATTTGAGCCACCAAGGACTTACGTTGTGAAGCAGATGGTGTGTTACAACACTGgaacacaaacagataataaATCCTCCACAGACACTTCTAGTAGTGATAAGTACTTCCAGGAAAAGTCCATTCAGGCGAGGCTGTCTAGTTCTGATAGTGACAgttacaaacagacagacagtcGAAGAAGGGATGGGTACATAGGAAACCCTGGAGATAATAAGGATAGAGAAAGGAGGGAAAATTTTCCAGAAGATTATCCTTCAAATATGGCTCCAATGCTTAGAAAACTAACAAAAGAATATTACGGTGGAAAACTTGTTGGCAGTGAAAAACGTCTGTCGTCTGCTTCTAGTCAGGACAGTAGCATACGTAGTCCAGGGTCTGAAATGCCTTCATTCATACATTATCCAGGAATGAAAGAAGCAGATTCCTACAGTAGTGTTGTTATTCACCCAAATGAAAACTCCATGCCTTTTGGACGAGACTATACAGAGTCACGATCCAGTATATGTGACTCGAGGCATGATGTGTCTGGGTTGGAAAGTGAAAGGAGCTCTGTGTTACCATCAGAATCACGTTCCAAACAAATGAGACATGGATTAGATCCTTCTCTATACTCTCCAAAATATCCACTGTTACACACCGGGAGTAGATCTGATCTAAGTAGAGACCAAAACCGCTTAATTCTGGGTTATGACAAGCATTCCAAAGGTACTTTGAACACAGATGAGTTTCATCGCAGTGTTCCAAGTGGTGATACCCCTACATCTCAGTCATATAGTACATCAGAATCGCGCTCTTCCACTAGTACTCGCTTTAGTTCTTCTGAGTTATCTCCAGCTCTACCAAGTCATTCCAAACCTAGACATGAGTCAACAGATTCTGTGTTTACTGATCCTGCGTCCCCTCTAGTACCAGGAAGTTCAGATGGACCTCGACGACCAAACGATTTAAGTCGACAAATGGGAAGAAGTGCTTCTATGAAGAAAGCATATGGAGTATATGATGAACACTTTCATAAGAGACAGGAGAGTGAATTGGTGTCTTCCACACAGTCTCCCACGATGGTACATACAAGGTCTCATTCATCGTCAGAATATGTCCGTATGGATTACCAACGAATGCATGCAGAAAATAAGCACATGGCACTTATCCGAGAGGACTCTCTGGAAAATCGCACACATGATCAGCGCTGGGAGGACATGGTAAAGAAGTCCAAGCAGTCTCAGGCTGATAAATCATCAAATTACGAAAATATCCAACTAGGAAACAAAGGTAGTCCTTCTTATTCCACAAAGGGCATGTTACCAGCTTCCAATTTAAAGAGAACATCCTCTGAACAAATAAGACCAATGAAGGACAGATTTAGTGATAGGACTAGTGCTTGGAAACTGGACAATGAAAATGGTGCTCGTGATTCCAAAAGTAAATTCAAATATCCCAGCCAGTCACAGATGGATTTATCTTCTAATGTACCATCAGATTCTAGTTATGATCATCGACCAAGGTCAACTTCTGATTCCATTCCTAAAGACAGCAGCACTTCCTCTCCCACAAAACGACATGTCTCAGATTCTGACAGTGTGTCACCTGACAACCCAGACATTTCTTCCTCACAGTCTcaaaatgattttgataaagaTACCAACCTCAAAGATGTACAACGAAATGCAGTGCAAAAGTACATGGACAGGGTAACAGGTAAAAAACCTGATGAATTTGAATCCAAAGAAGAAACCTCATGTAAAACATCACTAACCTCATCCGAATCTTTCCGACTTAAATATGGCAACCGGGCAGAGCGACAGGAGAGTCTTCGCAGATCAAGGTCAATAACCTCAAGAGACTCTGAGTACATGGAAATGAAGAGACCCGAAAGACAGCAGACCGAATGGAGTCGAATCCGTTCCCAGACGGCAGGAAGTCGCCCACACTCCATCGGGTCCGACTCCAGTCTTGTGGATCCATATGCTGTTACAACACTCTCCTCATTCCCAGACTCAGAGCAACACCAACGAAGTCAAAGTGACTCAATCAGCACTATGTCACAGCTGAACAAAGATGAG TTGATGTCAGTCGCTGATGAAGAGAATGTTGACCAAAG ttcTGGTGGAATTTCTAAGAATTCCTTGTACCAAAATGTTGGATATCGTCCGCCTCCCCCAGTTCCCCCTGGTGTGGATGAGGATCAACCACCCGCACTGCCACCAAGAAATTACAGGAGGTTCTCGGCAAGTCAGTACGATTCTTCCCTACATCCCAGACCAATCCCACAGTCTCTTCCTAGAGAGAGGTCATCTTTTGGATATGACGGACATTCCAGTGAATCCAGAGGGAGATGGGATGACGATAATTATGCCGAGCAGCTTCGCAAACAGTCAAGACGTCTCTCGGAACAGCAGCACATGCCCCAGCCTAtgatttacaaaacaacaaaaacatccATCCAAGTCACACAGTCTTTCAAGCAGCAGCATGCGGAGGCTTTGGAAGCCACCTCCCCCAGTGGATCCACCTCTTCATCAGAACATTTCTTCTCTTCACGTCGCATGTCAGCAGGGCAGCAGCCCTCGTCACCAAGCAGTGCTCCTAGTGTTCCTCCATTGCCTTCATCAAAATACATGCCATCTCCATCCAGCCCACAAATTTCACCAAAAAGTGAGGGTCCATCTCGGTCAGAGCACTATCCAGAACCCAAGTCTTACCATTCTCCAGAGTCTAAGGAGAGACCAAGGGTAGACATACCACCAGCCACCCAGAACTGGCATGGCCGCCCGTCTCCGAACAGTCCAGAcccaccacccccacccaccccacagAAAGAGATCAATTCAGAGGTGGACCTGCCACCTCCCCCACCAGAACTGATGGATAATTCACCAGAGCACATGGATGATAGAAGCAG ATATGCAGAGGATTCCTATGGTTCATACAAGAATCGAAGTGATCGCCAGCCCGGGGTGTACAAACGTTCAGCCTCCTCAGGAGATGCTCTAAAACTTCTACACGAAAACAACAACTACAAACAACAGGGAGAGATACAGAAACCCCCCAGAAAAAGACTACAGCCTGTGTGGAAGAGTGAGCAGACTGTCAATCAAAATGATCAGATTCCGGAGCAGCGAGACATTCCTTATAAAGACCCTGTTGTCCCTGAACGACCACCGAGACCTTTAGGCTCTTCTCAGAGTTCTAGTCACCTTTTGGCACCCAAACCTTACACAGCACCAGAATCAAAGAAAAGTAATAGTTTTTCTGTGACTTCCTCTGATCAGGACTCGCTGACTAATCCTCTCACAGACAGACACTCGGTGCAGGAAAGGATTTCTTCCATTGAAAGGAAACAGAGTCTTTCTAGGGAGAGGCCAGAAATCAGACAAACTACTCCTCACAGTCACTCGTTCAAcagaaaatcatatgaaaactTGTCCAAATCTTTCACGGCATCACCTAATGCAAAGTCATTTGAAACAGACAAATTCAGTTCAAGTGTAAGTGATAATCTGCTATCACAAAAGCTTAATTCTAAATCTGAAGTCTCTACTACCCCTAGCAGAAGGACCTACTCTCTGGACCAAAATGCTCCTGTTGCTACTAGTACTGCAAGCCCTCCGCCAGTAGACAGAAGCCCTGGGAGTGGCTATCCGGGAGGCCGTAACATCAAAGTGAAAAATATCGAATCTAATGGGCAGAGTGCAAGCGATTCCAATTCTTCCAATACCAAAATGTCTTTCAGTGATTCCTTGAGGCAATCTCCCAGTGAGTCTAACACCACACATACCTCTAGTCCTTCAGCAAATAACAATGTTAGTGACTTAGTACAGCATAGTAGGCAACGCTCCCAAGAAGAACTAGAGTGTGATGCCAAAGTCGAGGAATTCGCCAAAATATATGAGAAAAAGGACCCCAAACTGTCCAGCATGCTGAAGAGCGATGGTGGTAGAATGCAGTATATGGGCGGACTTTTCCAAACTGAGATTGACCAAGATTTACTTGTTCGACGATCTCCTAAAACTTCACCCAAGTCTTCCAGTGTGGGCAAAGATCAAGAGGCCCTCAAGAGTGTAACCCCCAATAAGGAAGGGAAATCAGATGAAGA GGAGAAGTCACCTCTACCATCTAACTACTGGGTCTCCCCCTCCAAAGCTCTCATAGAGATGAATATCCGGCAGAGTGACAGCATCGGGAGAGACATGACCAAGGACATCGATGATTCGGAcaaattaatcaaaacaaag GAGGAACTGGTTGAAAGCATTCAGAAGAAAATGGACAAACTGAAGGAAGAGAAAAAGGAGCTGACTAATGAGCTGGAGGAGACAGAATCACTTGGAAAAGAG GTACAGAAAGCTGTTGATAGAAAGTGCAAAACACAGCATGAGAAGGACAAGTTTAAGACTTATATTGGAGACATGGAGACGATCATACTTCTGTTGCTGAAAGTTTCAGGATTACTGGCTCGGGCGGAGAATTCCCTACAGAGTCTACCCAAAGACACAAATGAGCGAATCAAA AAAATTGCAGCTGACAAGCGAGATAGAGCAAAGCAGCAACATGAAGATGCAAAGGTTTTAAAGGCAGACATTGAAAAGCGAAGCCAGCAGATAGAGGTTTTCCTTCAGGAGGCCCTGAGTGAGGATGAGTTTGGGGATTACAAGTATTACgtcaaaatgaaatcaaaactGACAATTGAAAAACAGGAGCTGGAGGACAAGATAGCTCTGGGGGAAGAACAAATTGCAGCTCTGAAGCTGAGCATTCCAGAGAAACATTGA